The Clostridiales bacterium FE2011 sequence TCTTCGGCCTGGATGATCCGGAAAACCTGCTCAGGGTCCTGGAAGGCAGCGATATCGGCACCTTCGTTCATCCCTGATTCAACCGCATACAAAAACCGGGATGCATTCGCATCCCGGTTTTATGATGTCTTTCTTATGCAGCCTTGCCGCGCAGCTGGATCTGCTGCCGCTCTTCCACGGTCTTCGCTTCGATGGCATGCTCGGTCTTCACCCAGTGCTGCTGATCGCCGCAGCGGATCAGGCCCACAATCTCATTGAAGATACCCACGATCAGGTTGGCGAAGAAACCGCCGATCATTACCGGAATAGTCCGGATGCTGAAGGGAATCTTGTTATCCATCCAGTCGGCCACATAGAACAGGAACAGGTAGGTATAGCCGAAAAGGAGGCCGCCAACCATCAGGCCGCTCAGGGAAATATCGAAGAATGGTCTACCGGGCACCACCAGGCAAAGCGCGGTGGTCACCACCAGCTGCACAGCCGCCACCACGTAAGCCGCGATGCTGTACATATAGGTCAGCAGACTCAGGAACTCCCAGAAGCTGATTCTTCCGTCAGAAAGCGCACGGAACGTCTTGCCGGTGTTGTGCAGCGCCACATACCAGTGACCCTGTCCCCAGCGGATCTTCTGCCGGATGGAGGCCAGCAGGGAGGTGGGCTTTTCGTCATACACCCGGGTATGATGGTTCCACAGGATCCGGCGGCCTTCCAGCGTCGCTTCCACCTGGATTTCAAAGTCCTCTGTCAGGGACATGGTGGTCCAGCCGCCCCGCTTATACAGGTAGGACGTGGTCATCGCAAATCCCGTACCGCCGATGGCGCAGTTCAGGCCCAGCCGGTATTTGGCCAGGTCGAAGAAGCGGTTGGTCAGCGTATATCCGGTGTAGTAGAACCAGGCCACGACGCCCTTCTTGTTCTTGGCGCCCAGGTAGCACTGGATGAAATCCGGCTTACCCTTGTCCAGGTACTGGCTGTTCACTTCACGGAACATATTGGTATCCATCAGGTTGTCCGCGTCAAAGATCATCATCAGATCATAGCGGTCCTGATAGTCGCCGATAGCCTGCAGCGCCTTCTTCAGGGCAATAGGCTTACCGGTCGGAGCGTCCGGGGATTCCTTGCAGGTCTCGATCACGTTCGCACCGAGATTCCGGGCCACTTCGGCTGTGTTATCCGTGCAGTTATCGGCAATAATATAAAAATCGTACAATTCTTTGGGGTAGTCCATATCATTCAGATTCTGGATGATATCCCCGATGACTTTCTCCTCATTATGAGCGGGAACCAAAACCAGGAACCGGGATTCCGGATCATGATCAGCATAATCTTTCTTTGCTTTTTTGAAACCGAAAAAACCAATCACGATCTGATAGACCATGATGAATGTCAGAAAGAAGCTGCATACCCCCGCCAGTGTTTCAAGGAGTATCCTGATGAACTCCACTTTCCTTTTCCTCCTACAAACCCACAGGGCACCGGCCCTGTCACACACAAAAACACGTAACGGGCTAATTTAACATCACAATCCGTTATTTGTCAAGCCTTGCAATCTTTTATCAGGTTAGAAGTGCCTGTATTATTTGTACAGATTTTGTTTCCCGTTCAGCACTGCGGACAGCAGTTTCTCGCCGTTGTATACAAGTTTCAGGGAGAAAAACGGGATCTCTTCATCCAGCAGCCTGTGAAAGATCCGGTCGCCTTCCCACTGGGGCAGGGCATCCAGGTCCTTCTTCTTCATCCAGACCAGCTCGCCCTCGTCGCAGTCCGTCAGTTCGCCCGTGTATTCATCGGAAGTAAACAGATGCATCCGTTCCGTTTCATACTGATCGCTGACGAAGGTCACGATCCCCCGGTAGCGCCAGGAGGTCATGGTCAGCCCGGTCTCCTCCCACACCTCGCGGAGAGCGCAGTCCTCCGGGCTTTCCTTGTCCTCAAAGCGGCCGCCGATGGCAACCCACTTGTCGTGGTTCATATCATTCTTTTTCCGCGTCCGGTGCATCATCAGCACCTCATCCCCGCGGTAAAGATAGCACAGCGTGGAATCAATCACAGCAGTGCCCTCTGGATCTTTCCGGAAACCGTCTTGGGCAGTTCATCACGGAACACAACAATCCGGGGATACTTGTAGGGAGCGGTATGCTGCTTGACGTAGTTCTGGATTTCCTTTTTCAGTTCTTCCGTGGGCTCAGTACCCTTGGTCAGCACGATGCTGGCCTTGACTACCTGGCCGCGGACTTCGTCAGGCGCAGCGCTGACGCCGCACTCCAGCACGTAAGGCAGTTCCATGATCACGCTCTCGATTTCGAACGGTCCGATGCGGTAGCCGCTGGACTTGATCACGTCGTCCGCGCGGCCCACATACCAGTAGAAGCCGTCTTCATCGCACCATGCCACGTCACCGGTATGGTACCAGCCGTCGTGCATAACTTCCTTGGTCTTTTCCTCGTCCCGGTAATACTCCCGGAACAGGCCGATCGGAATGCCGTTGGAGATATCCACACAGATCTCGCCGGAGGTACCGACGGGGACTTCTTTTCCTTCCGGATCCAGCAGCGCCACCTTGTAGATCGGCACCACCTTGCCCATGGAACCCAGCTTGTGATCCGCACCCGCCAGGTTGCCGATGATCATCGTGCTCTCCGTCTGGCCGAAGCCCTCCATAACCTGCAGGCCCGTCTGCTTCTCAATCTGCCGGAACACTTCCGGGTTCAGCGCTTCACCGGCGCTGGACGCATGCGTCACAGAGGACAGGTCATACTTGCTCAGGTCCTGCTTGATCAGCATCCGCCACATGGTGGGCGGCGCGCAGAAAGTAGTGATATGGTACTTCGCAAACAGCGGCAGGATATCCGCTGCGTCAAAGCGGTCAAAGTCATACACGAAGATGGCAGCCTCGCACAGCCACTGGCCGTAGATTTTGCCCCAGCCGGCCTTTGCCCAGCCTGTATCGGAGATCGTCAGGTGCAGGCCGTTCGGGTTCACACAGTGCCAGTACTTGGCGGTATGCAGATGTCCCAGGGGATGCTTGTAGCTGTGGGCGGCAATCTTCGGATAGCCGGTGGTGCCGGAGGTGAAGTACATCAGCATCAGGTCGTCGCCGCAGGGCGTATCGTCCGTACGGTGGAAGTGGGTGGAATACATCTGGTATTCTTCGTCAAAGTTATGCCAGCCTTCCCGTGTTCCGTTCACGATCAGCTTCAGCTCCAGGCTCGGCGCGTTCTTGGCGGCCAGGTCTGCCTGGTGGGCGGTATCCCCGTCCGCGGTGCAGATGATGGCCTTGATGCCGGCCGCGTTGAACCGGTATTCAAAATCATGCTCCTGGAGCTGGGCCACCGCCGGAATACCGATGGCGCCGATCTTCTCCAGGGCCAGGATCGAGAACCAGAACTGGTAGTGCCGCTTCAGCACCAGCAGCACCCGGTCACCCTTTTTGATACCCAGGGATTTGAAATAGTTCGCGCAACGGTTGGAAGCGCGCTTCAGGTCGTTGAAGGTGAAGCGGTGCTCGTTCTTATCCTTGTCCAGGTGAAGCATCGCCAGCTTGTTCGGCACTTCGTCCGCAATGGCGTCGATCACGTCAAAGGCGAAGTTGAACTTTTCGGTGTTCTTGAAGGCAATCTTCACGGGCGTACCGTTCTCGTCCTTTTCCACGTCCGCATAGCGGTGCCACACACGGGTACGGCCGTTTTCCGCCGGGAACTCCTGCAGGGCGGTACCGGGCACAGCCTTTTCCGGCGTCAGTTCCGGAATCGGGGCGCCGGTGGGATTCAGGACGATGGCATAGAAGAGGCAGTCCTGGCCGCCCACGGCAATCATACCGTGAGGCGTACCGGAATCGTAGTAGATGGAATCGCCGGGATTCAGCACGCTGATATGCTCGCCCACCTGCACCTTCAGCTGGCCTTCGATGACGATATCGCACTCCTGGCCTTCATGGGTGGTCAGCTTGATGTCTTCCTTTTCGGCTTCCGCGCTATAGGCGGCCTGCACGTACAGCGGCTCAGCAATCCTGTTCCGGAAGGAAGCCGCCATGTTGTAGTAAATCATGTCATGGGCTTCCTCAATCCGCTGGCCTTCGCCCCGCCGGGTCACGGTAAAGGAGTTCAGGTTCGGGCTGGAACCTTCGATAATGTCTCCGACGTCGACGCCGAAGGCAAGCGCGCAGCGATACAGAAACGCAAAGTTCAGGTCGGAGCGGCCCAGTTCGCAGTCGATATACTCCTGCTCGGTCACGCCGGTCTTCATTGCCATTTCAGCAATCGTGAAGTTTTCAATTTCCCGCAGCTCCCGGATCCGGTGAGCCATCTCCTGAATCTTGTAATTCAGTCCCGTCATCTGTGCCATGATCTTACCTCCCGTGTCATCCTGAACAAAGTGAAGATAATGAAAAAGCCCGTCCCAAAGTTTAGACTTTGAGACGAGCTTGAATAGCCCGCGGTACCACTCAAATTGCGGCTCATCACCGCCACTCTTGAACCCCAACAGGTTCTATGCCCTTACGCGGCAGTCACGGGAAGGTTCTACTTGCGCCTTCGCTTTCTTCCTTCCGGCTCTGGAGCTACAGCTCGCGGGCTCTTCCCACGGCTTGCACCAACCGCCGTGTCTCTGAAAGCCGATACCCGTTGCCCTCTCCTTCAAGGCCTTTATCGGAAGTTTACGCTCTTCCCCCTGTCTTGTCAACAAAAAATAATGTACGTCTTCTGTTTCCCCGTCAAAAAAGTTCGTCTTTCAGGCAAAAAAAGCATGTCTTCAGGACCTTTTTGCCTTCTGTCAATGGCATTCCCCGAAAAAAATCATTCTTTTATAAGAATTGCTTCATGCTTTTGTCATGTTTTCCGATTGACACTTCTCCTCTCTTTTCCTATGCTTGTGCATGTATTCCCCTATGGAATAAACGGATCGATTGGAGGATAAGAAATGGATAGCAACAAACGGCCCGAAAGCATGGAACGGATTACGACTCCCGCCCTCGCACAGGCATTCATTGCCGAGCAGGTGGAAGCAGTCCGCAAACAGGTGGGTGACAAAAAGGTTCTGCTGGCTCTTTCCGGCGGTGTGGACAGCTCCGTTGTCGCTGCCCTGCTGATCAAGGCCATCGGCCAGCAGCTGGTATGCGTGCATGTCAATCATGGCCTGCTCCGCAAAGGTGAACCCGAACAGGTTATCGAAGTTTTCCGCAACCAGATGAAAGCCAACCTGGTGTACGTGGATGCAGTCGACCGCTTCCTGGACAAGCTGGCTGGCGTCAGCGATCCCGAACAGAAGCGCAAGATCATCGGTGCCGAGTTTATCCGTGTCTTTGAGGAAGAAGCCCGCAAACAGGATGGCATCGCTTTCCTGGCACAGGGTACCATCTATCCTGATATTACAGAGAGCGTCGGCGTCAAGGCTCACCACAATGTCGGCGGCCTGCCGGACGACCTCCAGTTTGAACTGGTCGAGCCCGTCAAACTGCTCTACAAGGACGAAGTCCGCGTTGTCGGTAAAGAACTGGGACTGCCGGACGGCATGGTTTACCGTCAGCCCTTCCCCGGCCCCGGCCTGGGCGTGCGCTGCGTCGGCGCCATCACCCGTGACCGCCTGGAAGCGCTCCGTGAAGCCGATGCCATCGTCCGTGAGGAGATCGGCAAGCTGCCCGAGGTTCCGTGGCAGTACTTCTGCACCATTCCCGATTTCCAGTCCACCGGTATCAAGTATGTGGACGGCAAGGGCCAGCGCTACATGGGCTGGGCAGTGATCATCCGCGCAGTCAACACCGTGGACGCCGTCACCGCCACCGTGCCGGAGATTCCCTTCAGCGTGCTGTGCACCATGCGTGACCGGATCATCTCCACCGTCGACGGTGTCAACCGCGTTCTGTGGGATATCAGCGAAAAGCCCGTCGCCACCATCGAGTTCGAATAAGCGCATAATCT is a genomic window containing:
- a CDS encoding 8-oxo-dGTP diphosphatase, producing the protein MIDSTLCYLYRGDEVLMMHRTRKKNDMNHDKWVAIGGRFEDKESPEDCALREVWEETGLTMTSWRYRGIVTFVSDQYETERMHLFTSDEYTGELTDCDEGELVWMKKKDLDALPQWEGDRIFHRLLDEEIPFFSLKLVYNGEKLLSAVLNGKQNLYK
- the guaA gene encoding glutamine-hydrolyzing GMP synthase, encoding MDSNKRPESMERITTPALAQAFIAEQVEAVRKQVGDKKVLLALSGGVDSSVVAALLIKAIGQQLVCVHVNHGLLRKGEPEQVIEVFRNQMKANLVYVDAVDRFLDKLAGVSDPEQKRKIIGAEFIRVFEEEARKQDGIAFLAQGTIYPDITESVGVKAHHNVGGLPDDLQFELVEPVKLLYKDEVRVVGKELGLPDGMVYRQPFPGPGLGVRCVGAITRDRLEALREADAIVREEIGKLPEVPWQYFCTIPDFQSTGIKYVDGKGQRYMGWAVIIRAVNTVDAVTATVPEIPFSVLCTMRDRIISTVDGVNRVLWDISEKPVATIEFE
- a CDS encoding glycosyltransferase family 2 protein gives rise to the protein MEFIRILLETLAGVCSFFLTFIMVYQIVIGFFGFKKAKKDYADHDPESRFLVLVPAHNEEKVIGDIIQNLNDMDYPKELYDFYIIADNCTDNTAEVARNLGANVIETCKESPDAPTGKPIALKKALQAIGDYQDRYDLMMIFDADNLMDTNMFREVNSQYLDKGKPDFIQCYLGAKNKKGVVAWFYYTGYTLTNRFFDLAKYRLGLNCAIGGTGFAMTTSYLYKRGGWTTMSLTEDFEIQVEATLEGRRILWNHHTRVYDEKPTSLLASIRQKIRWGQGHWYVALHNTGKTFRALSDGRISFWEFLSLLTYMYSIAAYVVAAVQLVVTTALCLVVPGRPFFDISLSGLMVGGLLFGYTYLFLFYVADWMDNKIPFSIRTIPVMIGGFFANLIVGIFNEIVGLIRCGDQQHWVKTEHAIEAKTVEERQQIQLRGKAA
- a CDS encoding AMP-binding protein, with product MTGLNYKIQEMAHRIRELREIENFTIAEMAMKTGVTEQEYIDCELGRSDLNFAFLYRCALAFGVDVGDIIEGSSPNLNSFTVTRRGEGQRIEEAHDMIYYNMAASFRNRIAEPLYVQAAYSAEAEKEDIKLTTHEGQECDIVIEGQLKVQVGEHISVLNPGDSIYYDSGTPHGMIAVGGQDCLFYAIVLNPTGAPIPELTPEKAVPGTALQEFPAENGRTRVWHRYADVEKDENGTPVKIAFKNTEKFNFAFDVIDAIADEVPNKLAMLHLDKDKNEHRFTFNDLKRASNRCANYFKSLGIKKGDRVLLVLKRHYQFWFSILALEKIGAIGIPAVAQLQEHDFEYRFNAAGIKAIICTADGDTAHQADLAAKNAPSLELKLIVNGTREGWHNFDEEYQMYSTHFHRTDDTPCGDDLMLMYFTSGTTGYPKIAAHSYKHPLGHLHTAKYWHCVNPNGLHLTISDTGWAKAGWGKIYGQWLCEAAIFVYDFDRFDAADILPLFAKYHITTFCAPPTMWRMLIKQDLSKYDLSSVTHASSAGEALNPEVFRQIEKQTGLQVMEGFGQTESTMIIGNLAGADHKLGSMGKVVPIYKVALLDPEGKEVPVGTSGEICVDISNGIPIGLFREYYRDEEKTKEVMHDGWYHTGDVAWCDEDGFYWYVGRADDVIKSSGYRIGPFEIESVIMELPYVLECGVSAAPDEVRGQVVKASIVLTKGTEPTEELKKEIQNYVKQHTAPYKYPRIVVFRDELPKTVSGKIQRALL